The following are encoded in a window of Castanea sativa cultivar Marrone di Chiusa Pesio chromosome 9, ASM4071231v1 genomic DNA:
- the LOC142608692 gene encoding uncharacterized protein LOC142608692 — protein MAADEITKMASSEEKSTNEELLMEIQKHPSIKKVLIFFVQSVNSWMAPIVSFLQDGHLLHDALEAKRIKTRAARFTILNDTLYKKGFSMPYLKCVNEKEAKYILREVHEGVCEDHAGPRSLVSKVIRTRYFWPTMQVDAAKLAKGCDKCQRFRNVQRLPVEKLTTITSPWPFAQWGIDIVGPLPLGKGQVRDSENDYIK, from the exons ATGGCGGCAGATGAGATCACGAAGATGGCCTCGTCAGAAGAAAAATCGACGAACGAGGAATTActcatggagattcagaaacACCCCAGCATCAAAAAAGTCCTAATATTTTTCGTCCAGAGCGTAAATAGCTGGATGGCACCGATCGTGTCGTTTCTCCAAGATGGGCACCTCCTTCATGACGCCCTAGAGGCCAAGAGGATCAAAACGAGAGCAGCTAGATTTACGATTTTGAATGACACATTATACAAAAAGGGCTTCTCTATGCCCTACTTGAAGTGTGTCAACGAAAAAGAAGCCAAGTACATCCTTCGAGAAGTCCACGAAGGAGTTTGTGAAGACCATGCTGGGCCTAGATCTCTGGTAAGCAAAGTTATTCGAACAAGATATTTCTGGCCAACCATGCAGGTAGACGCAGCGAAGCTTGCCAAGGGGTGTgataagtgccagaggttcAGGAATGTCCAGAGGCTGCCGGTAGAGAAACTGACGACAATAACCtccccatggccgttcgcacaatgggggattgATATCGTCGGCCCATTGCCCCTAGGAAAAGGACAG gttcgggattcTGAGAACGATTATATCAAATAA